The Zonotrichia albicollis isolate bZonAlb1 chromosome 23, bZonAlb1.hap1, whole genome shotgun sequence genome contains the following window.
AAGGAAatccagcaggaggaggaggcactAAGACCTTGGATAGCAGATGAAGGGCACACAAGCCAAGGCTGTTCATACACCTCTACTCACAGGCTCTGTGACCCAGCCCCTCAGCTGTGAGGGTTCCAAATACAGCACATCTCcatcctcagcctctcctgggcaCAAAcggtgctgctggcagcacagctggcagggatggagctgcaagGGGCTGGTCCTGTTTCCACACTGACTCCAGGTCCCAGGGTGTTGGGGTCTCGCAGTCCACGCAGCAGTGACAGGAGAGCAGCATCTTCCAAGGCCATGGTGCTCCAGGGACAGGCATGGTGTTCATGAAGTCTGGAGCACCATCCCAagcctgtcccactgcagagcagagctcttCCACACACTGCTCCCCCACCTCTCCCCATCTTGCACTGTAGTTTCCCCAGAAGCATAAAGCAAGGAATAATTCCCACAATTTCCCTCAAGCTTCCTTGAGCACACTGGAGCCaagtgaacagcagcagcagcagcactgtgtgcaggagcagccacatAGCCCAAGCTCAGGagccccatttccccctcctcaggaaggaaggaagggccCCATTTCCCTACCAAGGTCTGGGACACACCAGGAGAAGCCCAGCACAACTCAGCTTCCACCAAGAACTGTTGTGCTCAGGTCCAGTCTCTGCTGCATTAAGAAACATGAACATTGTTGTTATGATAGGTTTataaaaattttgttttaatcaCACAAAACTGAAGTTTGTGATGAAGACTAAGTCAACAGTTCCTCTTAAATACCAGGATGCATAAGACACTGCATTAGGCACTAGGCAGCAGCCAACATCAGTTAGAGTCTGGCAACAGAAGCCATTTAATACCTCCCTTCATTCTTTGTGGAATTACAGGCTTTTGCAATACATGTCATTCCCACCAACAGGTTACCCAAGGTTTCCCCCACCCCACCTCTGTACATCAGTAAACCTTGTGTATTCCCACCAGAGCAGGGTTAACAATATTAGTGGCATCACAACCATCAAGAAAAGGACAAATTTCTATACAAGATTTTTTTGCAAAAGTTGCAACAGGATTAGTGCATTACGACAGAACCGAGAGAAAAGAAGAGTTGGCATGCTGGAGTCCAACACAAAGAAAGACAACAGGCAGCTCGTTGGATGTACTATATTGACAAGATACTGATTGGTTACATGGAGAAACATACAATACAAAATACAGAAGAAACCAGTTTTGCTTCCCTCTGCCCCACCCCAAATACTCATCATTGATTTGGTCAATAAGTGGCCCAAGAGCCGGAGTTTGTCTCTAATGCTACAGTTTAGTGGTTGTTCTGGGCACATCGTACGGGATCAGCCTCAGCTCTTACAGACAGGGAACCTTAAACACGTGTCCCAATATCCCTTTGTTTCCCATAGTGAACTACAGTGCTGTGggacctggctgctgctggcctcaCCTGCGGGACGGCCACGCTGGCTGGGCAGACACCAGCTCCTGCATCCACCACCaccaggaagagggaagagcagAAGTTCATATATTAAAAAAGTGACTTAAGACTTAGAATTGAATTAGTATTTGTACAGAAAGGTGCAGGTGGAAGAACTCCCTCCAGCCTATGATCAGAAAGGGATGGAGAATCACGGCGGCGCCGGCAGCGGCCGCCCTACGGTAAGTGCGATCGTTAGCGTGGGTTCCAGTCACTCCTCCAAGGGCTcgtgggctgcagcagctgctcagttgctgcagcactggcttctgctgggctggctgctctcctgaagATCCACCACCCGATTCCTGCCCGGGCCACCAGGAGCGTTCTGGGGTTCGTTTTTTGGCAGTTTCTTGGCTAGGAAGGAACAGGGTGTTAGCAGGGTTCTCCAACTGTCACAGACACAtcttgtgaaaaatcctttccttaggatttttttctcctgagaagctgagaagcctcagaaacgaaatgtaaacaatgattatctgctgctgtggaatgcaacaggtgcatctgtgattggtctcatgtggttgtttctaattaatggccaatcacagtccagctgtctctgactctctggtcagtcacaagattttattatcactcctttctattccttgctagccctctgatgaaatcctttcttctattcttttagtacagttttaatatatcatttacctttaatataatatatatcataaaataatgaatcaaccttctgaaacatggagtcaagattcccatctcttccctcgtcctgggacccctgtgaacaccaccacagccaaCTTCCTCACGCTGTGCATGCCATGCTGGgtgcagcctgctccagcagagttTAGGACAGCACAAACATACATTTGTGCATTTTGCCACCCCTTCCTCACCTCTGGCTGGCATCACACCTGCTCCCATCTCCATCACCACCCCAGACTCAGGGAACCTTTACAAGGCTAAGGCTCCACACACTCAGGGAATGACCAATCACACCAGTGTGGCAAATTGTAAGAGCCACTAGCCCTGGGTGAcacaggaccctcctgggctgcagtgctggcactcagagctgccccagccccacacacagGCTGTACCTATTGCCATGAAGATTTCATTCACATTCATCGCTGTCTTCGCTGACGTCTCCATGAACAGCAAGCTGTTGTCATCTGCATATGTCTGTGCATCCTACAAACAACCACAGCAGAGTGCTAaaagcagcctggcaggaggcCTGAGCAGACTTTGTGCACTTCACTTGTCAACACACTAACTGCTGGAGAAACACCATGTCTCACCCTGGGCCAGAAATTCCCTCccttgtccctgctcccacctggccTGGACAACCCAGGGAcatgctccagcagcagcagccagtgaGTGTCCCCCAGCTGGGCTTGGCACAGCCTGACTGAGCCACACAGCACCTGaagggagctggggcagctggcAGTGTGCCACCCATTGCAGGGCACCACGAGCAACCCTGTGCAAGGGCTGGGTAAGAACCTCTCTGGAGTGCTTGCCTCAGATGAGGTAAGAGCTGTGAAGAGCAGAGAACGAGCTGGGAGTGATTCCTCGTGTGTCTCATACCCAAAAGCTGCTGTTTCACACCCCGCAGACATCCCCACGTGAGTAAGGCAGAAAGGAGGATAAGGACAGAAGTTTGTGCTCTGTGGGCCTCCTCCTCCACATTCACAAGGACTTTCACCAGCCAGGGTCACACGTGTTGTTACGGAAGCAagggcacagaccctgctcagTGGCATCTTGCAGTCCTCAGCACAAAACTTCACTTTCATTCTCCTTCAAACCACATTTTATATAGCTGCCACCTCCCTCACTTAAGCAAAAATATCCATTCCTGACCTGCTAGGGTAACAACTTGTCTGGACTCTCACTCACCTGGAAGTCCACAGCTCTCTTGTTAGCAAGGTCTGCCTTGTTTCCTGCTAGTGCAATTACAATATTGGGGCTAGCCTGCCTCTGCAACTCTTTCACCCAGTTCTTGGCTCGTACAAATGTGTCCTGGAAGCAAACAGGAGGCAGCAGTCAGGAAGGGCAGCCATGTAGGAATCCAGAGGGCAGATATGATTAGAACAAGGCTTTCCTGTGAGAAGAGTCCTGCCTCTGCAGCACTTGGCAGCAGGATCCTTTATCAGCTCCCAGCCTTGGCCGGAGCTGAGGAAGAGGCCGTGAGCAGCTTTTAAGAACttggcagccccagccaggtacctgcagggctgtgagcaggacacagccccaaggagcagcccctggcacaaGGAGAAAGCCCTGGCAGCcccccaggcagccctgcccagactCACTGTGTTGGTGATGTCGTAGACCACGATGGCAGCCTGGGCGCCCCGGTAGTACATGGGGGCCAGGCTGTGGTATCGCTCCTGCCCCGCCGTGTCCCAGATCTCAAACTTCACCGTTGTGTCATCCAGACACACTGTCTGTGTGAGGAAGGCAGCTGCAACACAAGGGGGTTTgcctcagcagggcccagagccagcacaggagctcagagcagctctgagctgagccctggacAGGCCGGTGCCACTCGCTGTGGCAGCAGTGTCACAACCCAGAACTGTCACACAGTGACAGGAAGGTGGCCCagagggcccaggcagcagccagcccctggagcatccACAGTGCTTGTAATTGTGTAATTCCAGACCCTCCCAGCAGCCCTGACAGGGATCACAGAGTCCAGTTGTGGCAGCACCAAGATCAGACCTGAGGAGCAGCAACAACAGCACCAAACTCAGCCCACTCACACCACACAGCCCAGTTTAGTAGCTGGTTGTTGTCCCTTGTGTCACacccagcacagacacagactggggcagagcacagccctCCACAGAGGGGCATTAGGCCCTGCTTGCCATTTAACCACGTTTTCAGCTGTGCTTGCTCCCTGCACAGGTGACAGAGGGACAACTCAAGCCTTTTCTCAGGACAccttccagtgctgctgctcagagaccCACGTGCCAAACAGCCTTTGGTTGACTGGTGACACTGTGCTAATGATTTCAAGCTAATAAACTACTAGACCTGAAAGCACTGTGAAAACAGTTAACAGAATCAGGCtagaaacagccccaaaatcccaggtcATGGTCTGAAAAGATAATTAAGGGCCATAAACCAAGCTAAAGGCCTCAGTTCCAATTAGAAGCTGGAGCTGAGGCACTGGAAACAAAGCCTCAGAGGCAAAGTGTGGGGTTGCCATAGAGTTATTCTCTGCTGTGCTGATCATTACACCAACAAACTAATTGTGAACCAAGAGTTAAAGCATTAACTGCTTGGCTCTATTTATAGCCAAAAATCCAAATCAAAATAGCCAGTCTTGTTCCTGACaccccagcctgccccagcaAGGTCAGCAcctcctggagctggcactcaCCTCCAATTGTGCTCTCCTGGTACTCGTGGAACTGCCCCTTGACGAAGCGCAGGACCAGGCTGGACTTCCCCACCGCTGACTCTCCCAGCAGGACGAGTTTGAACTGGCAGATTTTGTTCCCAGCAGCTGGTCCATTCGGTCGGGCAGCTCCACCTCGACCTGCCATCGTGGTTGGTCTAAGTGCAGGAGTGCCTGGAGTTAAGGATGCTGCAGGTTCTCCACCTGTAGGCAGGTTGCAACTGGAAGAGGAGGTCAGAGTTAGTGACAGGCTCAAGGGACCAGCTGTACCAgaccagcacaggctggtggTGGTTCCTTCCCACAGTGtgagcacacagagcagcccctgccaggcagcaggatCTCAGCCTGCAGAGCCTCCCTGGAAAAGAGTAATGGTGATACAAACTCTCCTCCCCACCAGTGGGCTCTCCAGCACTTCCACCCTGCGTGGATGTTGCACACACCTTGCTGGGGTGAGGCAGGTAAGGAGCACCCAGCACACAAGGGGTGTTACTAGGGCTTTGTCTGCTCAAACAGCAATTACTCAGCTCACAGAGGTACCAGAGCCTGACCTTTagctccctcctccttccctgagTTCACAAGGAAGCAACTTCACACTATCAGTGCTGTGCAgagccatcccagtgccacagtggcagcaggcagctctgcaggtcaCGAGGCACTTGGACAAAAGGAGTTTCTGGAGCTGTCTGTTTGTCCTGAGGCACTTACAGCACAACATTCTGCACCTCCCAGAGGGCCCAAGGGTGGCCCTGGAGCCAAGCAGGTTCTGGGGGTGCTACAGGGGGGGCACTGAGGGGGTGAAAGgcacctgccagcagctctctctgggcacaggctgtcccctcagcagctccccctCCCATTCCTGCAGCACACCAGGAATTCCCACACCCACCCCAGTGCCTCACACCTTTATCCCACAGCATTCCAGGTcaccaggctgctgctcctcacatgGACTGCTCATGGACAGACAGCATCCCCTGGGATCAGCACTGCCAAGCACTCCCCAGCACCAACCTCCAGAGTGCTGCAGAAGCACAAAACCATGGCAGGAACAGCAGGACAAGCTGATCTGCATCCAGAGTTTCCCACAAGTGAATCCCAAGGCCTCCCTaagcactgagctctgctgcctgcagagaacAGGAATGCTTTCCAAGTACACAGTTACAGATTTAGGCACATTTCCTGTAGCCTTCACAACTCCCACTTCCCTGTGCATGATAAATGCTACAGCTGACTGCATCTGCTGTGGATCACCACTTTCCCTTCTACTCTCCTAAAGCAGGCTGTTTGCTGCAAGAAAATGCCCCAAAAGCCAATTTCTCCTCGTCCTGAGTACCCCTGTGTACATCCTGCATTTTCCCAGCAATTAGATACCCATGAATAAGTTTAAAACAGGTCAAACTGGAGCAGTGTCCTGTGAACAAAGCTCAAGCCTCCTCAGCACAGAGAAGAGTTTCAAACAGCTGCtttccagggcagggcctgtCCAGCTGTGACTGCTTGAGGTTATTTAACTATGCCTCAAGTTTAAACAATCCCACAGCTTGACAGGGAACCTGCAGCcatttcagagctgctctggagcctgtgagtggcagcagctggagaacCCAGCAGCTCACACAACACAAACACACTGACCTAGAGACATCTCACCTCAAATGGCTCTGAGCAGGAGGCAGTCACACATCAGCTGTTAAACGGGTACCAGTCACCAGAGCTGGCAGGTAGGACAGAAATAGAGGAGTGAAACTCCTGAGTGCTGTGGGATGTTTTAGGAGCCAGAGCTGTGAAGC
Protein-coding sequences here:
- the RAB5C gene encoding ras-related protein Rab-5C; translation: MVTEWGRKGWSVPEAEREKAEVEAGACETHRRERRCGRCNLPTGGEPAASLTPGTPALRPTTMAGRGGAARPNGPAAGNKICQFKLVLLGESAVGKSSLVLRFVKGQFHEYQESTIGAAFLTQTVCLDDTTVKFEIWDTAGQERYHSLAPMYYRGAQAAIVVYDITNTDTFVRAKNWVKELQRQASPNIVIALAGNKADLANKRAVDFQDAQTYADDNSLLFMETSAKTAMNVNEIFMAIAKKLPKNEPQNAPGGPGRNRVVDLQESSQPSRSQCCSN